In the Oncorhynchus nerka isolate Pitt River unplaced genomic scaffold, Oner_Uvic_2.0 unplaced_scaffold_1181, whole genome shotgun sequence genome, tatcattagcagcaccatatcaccaggtaacattctgagtatgttgtctatcagcaccatatcaccaggtaacattctgagtatgttgtctatcactatcagcaccatatcaccaggtaacattctgagtatgttgtctagcagcaccatatcaccaggtaacattctgagtatgttgtctatcactagcagcaccatatcaccaggtaacaatctgagtatgttgtctagcactaacagcaccatatcaccaggtaacattctgagtatgttgtctatcactaacagcaccatatcaccaggtaacattctgagtatgttgtctatcactatcagcaccatatcaccaggtaacattctgagtatgttgtctagcagcaccatatcaccaggtaacattctgagtatgttgtctatcactagcaacaccatatcaccaggtaacattctgagtatgttgtctatcagcaccatatcaccaggtaacattctgagtatgttgtctatcactaacagcaccatatcaccaggtaacattctgagtatgttgtctagcagcaccatatcaccaggtaacattctgagtatgttgtctatcagcaccatatcaccaggtaacaatctgagtatgttgtctatcactaacagcaccatatcaccaggtacccTACATACATAACACCCTCCATATCGTacctgttgtctaacagcaccatatcaccaggtacccTACATACATAACACCCTCCATATCGTacctgttgtctaacagcaccatatcaccaggtacccTACATACATAACACCTTCCATAACACCCTCCATacctgttgtctaacagcaccatatcaccaggtacccTACATACATAACACCCTCCATATCGTacctgttgtctaacagcaccctATCACCAGGTACCCTACATACATAACACCCTCCATACCGTacctgttgtctaacagcaccatatcaccaggtaccctacatacatacatacataacaccCTCCATACCGTacctgttgtctaacagcaccatatcaccaggtaccctacatacatacatacataacaccCTCCATATCACCCTCCATACCGTacctgttgtctaacagcaccatatcaccaggtaccctacatacatacatacataacaccCTCCATACCGTacctgttgtctaacagcaccctATCACCAGGTACCCTACATCACCAGGTACCCTACAGCACCATATCATACCTACATGTAACACCCTCCATACcgtaacagcaccatatcaccaggtacccTACATACATAACACCCTCCATATCGTacctgttgtctaacagcaccatatcaccaggtacccTACATACATAACACCCTCCATATCGTacctgttgtctaacagcaccatatcaccaggtacccTACATACATAACACCCTCCATACCGTACCTgctgtctaacagcaccatatcaccaggtacccTACATACATAACACCCTCCATATCGTACCTGTGGTCTGGGTGGGGGCAGCCTCCGCTTTGGCCCCACTGAAGGAGAAGGCAGGAGGAGCAGCGCCTccaaacagggaggaggaggagacactagGAGCTCCTCCGGTGCTCAGAGACCCCAACAATGAGCTGTTCCCCTTCTGGCCCAAGCTAAAGCTGATGCCAGCGGGGATCGGAGCGGCTGAGCTGTCCCCCGGGGCTGTAGCGCTGCCGTCCTTGTCCTTACTGAAGGAGAACACCGGGGCCGTGGTGGTCGAGCTGGCGGCGCtagaggagggtggtggtggtgtactgactGCCTGCTTCTCCACTGgttcctctgctctgctcctgcTCTCTGAGCCTCCGTCCACCACCACAGCAGCTCCAGTCACAGCTCcagtccctccactccctccGTACTTCTTATCGATGCTGGCCAGGTGCTTTTCATAGTCCCTGAAGATGGGGTTTAGGTCACAGAGAGGGTTTCCGTTGACGTGCTTGGTGATCCAGTCCCTGACAGAGCAGTTGAGAGCTGTGAGCTGCCTACTGTATTCCTGGTTGTTACCGctgttagaggagagagaggagctgagagaCCGACTGGAAACCACGGGGGAggagccattagactgctgccctGTGATGACAGCACTGGAGGAGGGGCCGCTGAATGTTAATGAacctaggagaggaggaggggggaggaagagaggggatagaggagaggaggagaggggatagaggggaggagaggggatagaggaggagaggggatgaggggatagaggaggagaggggaggaggagaggggatagaggagggggaggaagagaggggatagagggagagagaggaggaggagggggatagaagagaggaggggatagagatgagggatagaggagaggaggagaggggatagaggggaggaggaggggggatagaagagaggaggggatagagatgagggatagaggagaggaggagaggggatagaggggaggaggaggggaggaggaggaggggggatagaggggaggaggaggtgaagagagaACGAGAATGTAAACGttccagcagagagagaagccGTGATACCTCACAGTAGCCTTAAGGCTTCAGCTTGAGTCACCTGGCGCCTAGCAACACAACGACTGTGTTGCCATACCTTCCTCCTTCGCTTGAAAAACAAGAAGGGGGAAAAAGGCAATAGTACCGTTTGTCCATCTTGAGATGCCGTAGTCGGTAAACACTTCCTCAAAATGACTCAAGAAATGTATATTTCTCCATCTGACTAGGATGTTTGGTGAAAAGATTTGCATGAAAAGTAGCCTATCATTGAATGACAAAACAGATCTATGAAGAATCATGCCGAAGAccaaaacatcacaaaatggcgTCATCAtaaatggacaaactgtttcagATGGGAAGCACGCGGTACGCCCGCAGTATGCACTGTGTTTCAGATGGGAAGCNNNNNNNNNNNNNNNNNNNNNNNNNNNNNNNNNNNNNNNNNNNNNNNNNNNNNNNNNNNNNNNNNNNNNNNNNNNNNNNNNNNNNNNNNNNNNNNNNNNNNNNNNNNNNNNNNNNNNNNNNN is a window encoding:
- the LOC135569239 gene encoding nuclear pore complex protein Nup50-like, yielding MDKRPSPPLYPLSSSPLSPLFLPPPPLLGSLTFSGPSSSAVITGQQSNGSSPVVSSRSLSSSLSSNSGNNQEYSRQLTALNCSVRDWITKHVNGNPLCDLNPIFRDYEKHLASIDKKYGGSGGTGAVTGAAVVVDGGSESRSRAEEPVEKQAVSTPPPPSSSAASSTTTAPVFSFSKDKDGSATAPGDSSAAPIPAGISFSLGQKGNSSLLGSLSTGGAPSVSSSSLFGGAAPPAFSFSGAKAEAAPTQTTGTIWRMKPDEPPKVEVQEIKETDAFYSKKCKLFYKKETEFKEKGVGTLHLKTTSDGKTQLLVRADTNLGNILLNIMVQPSILCSRMGKNNVMVMCVPNPVVDHNNPSNPVAMLIRVKTAEDADELHNILEEKKA